One genomic region from Streptomyces sp. NBC_01431 encodes:
- a CDS encoding DUF6397 family protein, which yields MTVVTTRSAVVRADAAGVAAPAGPRLAPSVAARELELRRAEFELAVQLGHIRTVPDPNGGQRRVTAREVARLKAVRGFPEALRERVRTVGTREGAELLGVAPGRFTKLARTGHLTPVRCYLNRYRAIVWLYLADELVELALREPELLIGRHPEPDGCQDWRARNWRGRRIAMLARQTDDQWEQAAAVASALDNAHLAEIVRDPYERACLRRLKPETFRFHPESTTAQALVDGLLLAEEPDEIEWYRLRLVEALADARDQGPAPRPIVAPAEDRHAPAPTAQHASRPLVHNPPPVTRSAPCPAAADGRPPVQRSLLRRLRRGK from the coding sequence ATGACCGTAGTCACGACCAGGAGTGCCGTTGTACGCGCTGATGCCGCCGGGGTGGCGGCCCCGGCCGGGCCGCGGCTCGCACCGAGTGTCGCGGCCCGCGAACTGGAGCTCAGGCGGGCCGAGTTCGAGCTGGCCGTCCAGCTCGGCCACATCCGCACCGTGCCGGATCCGAACGGCGGGCAGCGCCGCGTCACCGCGCGCGAGGTCGCCCGGCTGAAGGCGGTACGGGGCTTCCCGGAGGCGCTGCGCGAACGGGTGCGCACCGTCGGCACCCGCGAAGGCGCCGAGCTGCTCGGTGTCGCCCCGGGGCGCTTCACCAAACTGGCCCGCACGGGCCACCTCACTCCCGTGCGGTGTTACCTCAACCGCTACCGGGCCATCGTCTGGCTCTACCTCGCCGACGAACTGGTTGAACTCGCCCTGCGGGAGCCCGAGTTGCTGATCGGCCGCCATCCGGAGCCGGACGGCTGTCAGGACTGGCGGGCGCGCAACTGGCGCGGGCGCAGGATCGCCATGCTGGCCCGCCAGACCGACGACCAGTGGGAACAGGCAGCCGCCGTCGCCTCCGCCCTCGACAACGCACACCTGGCGGAGATCGTCCGTGATCCGTACGAACGAGCCTGCCTGCGCCGCCTGAAACCGGAGACGTTCCGGTTCCACCCGGAATCCACCACCGCCCAGGCCCTGGTCGACGGCCTGCTCCTCGCGGAGGAGCCGGACGAGATCGAGTGGTACCGGCTGCGCCTGGTGGAGGCCTTGGCGGACGCGCGGGACCAGGGCCCGGCCCCGCGGCCGATCGTGGCTCCCGCCGAGGATCGCCATGCCCCCGCGCCCACGGCACAGCACGCCTCGCGGCCCCTGGTGCACAACCCTCCGCCGGTGACGCGCAGTGCACCATGCCCCGCCGCGGCCGACGGACGACCGCCGGTACAGCGAAGTCTGCTGCGCCGACTACGGCGGGGAAAGTAG
- a CDS encoding AraC family transcriptional regulator, translating to MTAGQEISAWRPRVAGVVEVFHARFTEHAYPMHVHDSWTLLIVDDGAVRYDLDRQEHGTPGNVVTLLPPDVPHNGSAATAQGFRKRVVYLDRTQLDDRLIAPAVDGPDLADPVLRHRVGQLHTALAHRGEELEAESRLALIAERLRGHLRPRLAPRPPSTDRSVARRLRELLDARTVDGVSLEEAARLVHAHPTHLVRAFTREFGIAPHQYLTARRIDRARGLLLDGRAPGDVARATGFYDQSHLTRHFKRVVGTAPGRYTRSGRT from the coding sequence GTGACGGCAGGACAGGAGATCTCCGCTTGGCGACCCCGGGTCGCCGGGGTCGTGGAGGTCTTCCACGCCCGTTTCACCGAGCACGCCTATCCCATGCACGTCCACGACAGCTGGACGCTGCTCATCGTCGACGACGGCGCCGTGCGCTACGACCTGGACCGCCAGGAACACGGCACTCCCGGCAACGTCGTGACCCTGCTGCCGCCGGACGTACCGCACAACGGCTCCGCGGCCACCGCCCAGGGTTTCCGCAAGCGCGTCGTCTACCTCGACAGGACCCAGCTGGACGACCGTCTCATCGCGCCCGCCGTCGATGGCCCGGACCTGGCGGATCCCGTGCTGCGACATCGGGTCGGGCAGTTGCACACTGCCCTCGCGCACCGGGGCGAGGAACTGGAGGCCGAGAGCAGGCTCGCGCTCATCGCCGAGCGGTTGCGCGGCCACCTGCGCCCCCGGCTCGCACCCCGCCCACCGAGTACCGACCGCTCGGTGGCGCGGCGCCTGCGCGAACTCCTCGACGCCCGGACGGTCGACGGCGTGAGTCTGGAGGAGGCCGCGCGCCTGGTGCACGCGCACCCCACCCATCTGGTGCGTGCCTTCACCCGCGAGTTCGGCATCGCCCCACACCAGTATCTGACGGCCCGTCGGATCGACCGGGCCCGCGGGCTGCTCCTCGACGGACGGGCGCCCGGTGACGTGGCCCGCGCCACCGGGTTCTACGACCAGTCCCATCTGACCCGGCATTTCAAACGCGTGGTGGGCACGGCGCCGGGCCGCTACACCCGTTCCGGGCGCACCTGA
- a CDS encoding MAB_1171c family putative transporter: MTALDLAGYLIAGLMTAVALWRMPAALWGDEEDKRRRALWGCYAGFAIALWTKTKVVRIGLNNSPVVDLAVLIKHYTATIAILAILSYIVAIYGHFPEDGAVPRHVRFARVIQQVATKASVATLVLLTVLFFTVVDRSYASDRFVSDHAGQWGATLYMSVFYLYLGAASAVCAYQWALATAGAVARHLRIGLGMMTFAMFIGVGYTVSRTLFMWVSVADRPSPAFALKFDEITEAAQLVLFAFFALGASIPAFSKGWRRVRLWRAQARLHPLWRELMTAFPDQPFEPPASLTRELTRFGTPADLRIDRWAADIADAVEKLRHYVPDGLLPAAKRAASDDAPAPRDAEPLAEAYWIKAALAAKAEGAPAGDAAAVETKHATDQDGEVAWLVRVAAAYRTVSGERARNVLNSLEKTA, from the coding sequence GTGACCGCGCTTGACCTTGCCGGCTATCTCATAGCCGGCCTGATGACTGCCGTCGCCCTGTGGCGCATGCCCGCCGCGCTGTGGGGTGACGAGGAGGACAAACGCAGGCGCGCCCTGTGGGGCTGCTACGCCGGATTCGCCATCGCCCTGTGGACCAAGACCAAGGTCGTACGCATCGGGCTCAACAACAGTCCCGTCGTGGACCTCGCGGTGCTGATCAAGCACTACACGGCGACCATCGCGATCCTGGCGATCCTCAGCTACATCGTCGCGATCTACGGGCACTTCCCGGAGGACGGCGCCGTCCCCCGCCACGTCCGGTTCGCCCGGGTGATCCAGCAGGTGGCGACCAAGGCATCCGTCGCCACGCTGGTCCTGCTGACCGTGCTCTTCTTCACCGTCGTCGACCGCTCGTACGCCTCGGACCGGTTCGTCTCGGACCACGCCGGGCAGTGGGGCGCCACGCTCTACATGAGCGTGTTCTACCTGTACTTGGGCGCCGCGTCCGCCGTCTGCGCCTACCAGTGGGCGCTCGCCACCGCCGGTGCCGTGGCCCGTCATCTGCGCATCGGGCTCGGCATGATGACGTTCGCCATGTTCATCGGCGTGGGATACACCGTCAGCCGGACCCTGTTCATGTGGGTCAGCGTCGCCGACCGGCCGAGCCCGGCGTTCGCCCTGAAGTTCGACGAGATCACCGAAGCAGCGCAGCTGGTCCTGTTCGCGTTCTTCGCGCTGGGCGCCTCGATCCCCGCGTTCAGCAAGGGGTGGCGCCGAGTGCGGCTGTGGCGGGCACAGGCCCGGCTGCATCCGCTGTGGCGGGAGCTGATGACGGCCTTCCCCGACCAGCCCTTCGAACCGCCGGCCTCGCTGACCCGTGAACTGACACGCTTCGGCACCCCGGCCGACCTGCGGATCGACCGTTGGGCCGCCGACATCGCCGACGCCGTGGAGAAGCTGCGCCACTATGTACCCGACGGACTGCTCCCGGCCGCCAAGCGGGCCGCATCCGACGATGCCCCCGCGCCGCGCGACGCGGAGCCGTTGGCCGAGGCGTACTGGATCAAGGCGGCGCTCGCCGCCAAGGCCGAGGGTGCTCCCGCGGGCGACGCCGCGGCCGTCGAGACCAAGCACGCCACCGACCAGGACGGCGAAGTCGCCTGGCTGGTCCGGGTGGCCGCCGCCTACCGGACGGTGAGCGGTGAGCGGGCCCGCAACGTTCTGAACTCCCTGGAGAAGACCGCGTGA
- a CDS encoding ATP-grasp domain-containing protein, translating to MRLCFLVEEHYRHDGMPVEVIRQLAAWGHQVDVVRPGGSLLRISEAVRAGSHDAWVLKTVSGGPGLPLLEAAAAVGLTTVNDARSIRGVRDKALAAAIGRSRGLPVPMTYAAARPELLAEIPESEFPLVVKPADGSSGRAVHLVPSPARLAAMLPALAGEGMLIAQPYVPNSGIDLKVYCVGGELYATERRSPLHPDQGVRERHVPLPAEVAAIVDQVGAVYGLDLYGVDVLLGPDGPVVVDVNDFPSFRQVPDAAARVARAVLELARTGSEAAAAAFVPGGGIPEQPVGGGGSVGRAEPVRTSAAAGEVR from the coding sequence ATGAGGCTCTGCTTTCTGGTGGAAGAGCACTACCGCCATGACGGCATGCCCGTGGAGGTGATCCGCCAACTCGCCGCCTGGGGTCACCAGGTCGATGTGGTGCGGCCTGGCGGTTCGCTGCTGCGGATCTCCGAGGCGGTCCGCGCGGGCAGCCACGATGCCTGGGTGCTCAAGACGGTCTCCGGCGGCCCGGGGCTGCCGCTCCTGGAAGCCGCCGCAGCCGTCGGCCTGACCACGGTGAATGACGCGCGCTCCATCCGCGGTGTGCGGGACAAGGCACTCGCGGCGGCGATCGGCCGCAGTCGCGGGCTGCCCGTGCCGATGACCTACGCGGCGGCCCGGCCCGAACTGCTCGCGGAGATACCCGAGTCCGAGTTCCCCCTGGTGGTGAAGCCCGCTGACGGGAGTTCGGGGCGAGCGGTGCACCTCGTGCCGTCGCCGGCCCGGCTGGCCGCGATGCTGCCGGCCCTCGCGGGGGAGGGCATGCTGATAGCCCAGCCGTACGTCCCCAACTCGGGCATCGACCTCAAGGTGTACTGCGTCGGCGGAGAGCTGTATGCGACGGAGCGCCGCTCCCCGCTCCATCCCGACCAGGGGGTACGCGAGCGGCACGTCCCGCTGCCCGCCGAGGTGGCCGCCATCGTCGACCAGGTCGGTGCGGTCTACGGCCTCGACCTGTACGGCGTGGACGTGCTGCTCGGTCCGGACGGGCCGGTCGTGGTGGACGTGAACGACTTCCCGAGCTTCCGTCAGGTTCCGGACGCGGCGGCCAGGGTGGCCCGCGCCGTACTCGAACTGGCCCGCACCGGCAGCGAGGCCGCCGCGGCGGCCTTCGTCCCCGGGGGAGGGATACCGGAGCAGCCCGTCGGGGGCGGCGGGTCCGTGGGCAGGGCAGAGCCGGTGCGTACCTCGGCAGCGGCGGGCGAGGTCCGGTGA
- a CDS encoding DUF742 domain-containing protein: protein MNEPPSDDPVQQPRRWYDADAGPLVRPYAMTGGRTAPGAGGVRLDLIALVALAVPGGPEPAEESLLGPEHLALLALCHKESQSVAELAADSDLPVGVVRVLVGDLVAASHVVVSRPVPPAQLPDDKILREVINGLRAL from the coding sequence ATGAACGAACCACCGTCGGACGACCCCGTGCAGCAACCGAGACGCTGGTACGACGCCGACGCGGGGCCGCTGGTCCGCCCGTACGCCATGACCGGCGGTCGGACCGCGCCGGGCGCCGGTGGCGTGCGCCTCGACCTCATCGCGCTGGTCGCCCTCGCCGTGCCGGGAGGACCGGAGCCCGCCGAGGAGTCCCTGCTCGGCCCCGAGCATCTGGCTCTGCTCGCCCTGTGCCACAAGGAGAGCCAGTCCGTCGCCGAACTCGCCGCCGACTCGGACCTGCCGGTCGGGGTCGTCCGCGTTCTCGTCGGGGACCTGGTCGCAGCCTCCCACGTGGTCGTCAGCCGACCCGTGCCACCGGCCCAGCTACCCGACGACAAGATCCTGAGAGAAGTGATCAATGGCCTCCGAGCCCTGTGA
- a CDS encoding sensor histidine kinase — protein MRTPRKTPDAEPPPAVGARGRRAHAGPPAVDEHPAASAPAAQDAEARWRLRPRTVRAKIVSLLMVPVVSLLALWGFATVTTAQDLSALRHARRVDEQVRGPVTAVVAQLQAERRAAVRYLADPAADRAAELDQQAQRTDTAVARLRLDRNHTVADAGDLPAVAAARLRELVTQARKLPVLRARVHARGTAWDAAYQQYTDTVGDGLDVNGALAGLQEPALGAEARVLYEVGRAGEMLAREDSLVSSAQLGRTFTVAHLRGLAGAVYSRRTLTEAATADLTGSERAAWTELSGQSAYAALRTAEDRIQAAEPGRGAATAVDPAVWDAAMGTVRTGLAAIETGATTTVTARTDAFTHGLLTPSGAAVLFGLAAVAASLVISVRIGRGLVVELISLRNSALEIARRKLPTAMGRLRSGETLDIQAEAPPGPTPRDEIAQVGEALATVHRAALSAAVERAELASGISGVFVNLARRSQVLVHRQLNLLDSMERRAEDPGELGDLFRLDHLTTRMRRHAESLIILSGAAPGRAWSVPVPLTDVVRAAVSEIEDYARVEVRRLPEAAVTGGAVADLTHLLAELVENAAQFSPPHTKVRVSGEPVGNGYALEIEDRGLGMGRETLDEANRRIEQSEALDLFDSDRLGLFVVSRLAARHAIKVHLSSSPYGGTTAVVLLPTGLLQSALPAASHPRRATARDREERPRAEPRTLCDTPLAGPRPALDAQHEPPGARPEPPATPPGITTLRQRARGIAPDSAEHELPRRIRQASLAPQLRATPSPEADTGPDDTAPTPEQARDRMTAYMGGWARGGAWGTAARTPASGAPGSDDTSEGNRA, from the coding sequence GTGCGCACACCCCGCAAGACACCGGATGCCGAACCCCCACCCGCCGTTGGGGCCCGCGGCCGGCGCGCCCACGCAGGACCGCCGGCCGTCGACGAACACCCCGCGGCGTCGGCGCCCGCGGCCCAAGACGCCGAAGCACGGTGGCGGCTGCGCCCGCGCACCGTACGCGCCAAGATCGTCTCGCTGCTCATGGTGCCCGTCGTCTCCCTGCTCGCCCTATGGGGCTTCGCCACCGTGACCACCGCGCAGGACCTGTCCGCGCTGCGCCACGCGCGCCGCGTGGACGAGCAGGTCCGCGGGCCCGTCACGGCCGTCGTGGCACAACTCCAGGCCGAACGACGCGCCGCAGTACGGTACTTGGCGGACCCCGCCGCCGACCGGGCCGCCGAACTCGACCAGCAGGCCCAGCGCACCGACACCGCGGTCGCAAGGCTCCGCCTCGACCGGAACCACACCGTCGCCGACGCCGGAGACCTGCCCGCAGTCGCCGCCGCACGCCTTCGCGAGCTCGTCACCCAGGCCCGGAAACTGCCCGTGCTGCGCGCCCGCGTCCACGCCCGCGGCACCGCATGGGACGCCGCCTACCAGCAGTACACCGACACCGTCGGAGACGGCCTCGACGTCAACGGCGCGTTGGCCGGTCTCCAGGAACCGGCGCTCGGCGCCGAGGCGCGGGTCCTGTACGAAGTCGGCCGGGCGGGCGAAATGCTCGCCCGCGAGGACTCGTTGGTCTCCTCCGCTCAACTCGGCCGCACCTTCACGGTCGCCCACCTGCGAGGCCTGGCCGGTGCCGTCTACAGCCGCCGCACCCTCACCGAGGCGGCCACCGCGGACCTGACCGGGTCCGAACGTGCCGCCTGGACCGAGCTGAGCGGCCAGAGCGCGTACGCCGCTCTGCGCACCGCCGAGGACAGGATCCAGGCCGCCGAACCGGGCCGGGGGGCCGCGACCGCCGTGGACCCGGCCGTCTGGGACGCGGCAATGGGCACGGTGCGCACGGGACTCGCCGCCATCGAGACCGGAGCCACCACGACCGTCACCGCCCGCACGGATGCGTTCACGCACGGACTGCTCACCCCGTCAGGCGCGGCCGTCCTCTTCGGCCTCGCCGCCGTCGCCGCTTCCCTCGTCATCTCCGTACGCATCGGACGCGGCCTGGTGGTCGAGCTGATCAGCCTGCGCAACAGCGCTCTGGAGATCGCCCGGCGCAAACTCCCCACCGCCATGGGTCGGTTGAGGTCCGGGGAAACGCTCGACATCCAGGCGGAGGCGCCGCCGGGGCCGACGCCACGGGACGAGATCGCGCAGGTCGGCGAGGCCCTCGCCACCGTCCACCGCGCCGCCCTGTCGGCAGCCGTGGAACGCGCCGAACTCGCCAGCGGGATCTCGGGCGTCTTCGTCAACCTCGCCCGCCGCAGCCAGGTTCTCGTCCACCGCCAGCTCAACCTGCTCGACAGCATGGAACGGCGCGCCGAGGACCCCGGTGAGCTCGGTGACCTGTTCCGCCTCGACCACCTCACCACCCGCATGCGTCGGCACGCGGAGTCCCTGATCATTCTGTCCGGTGCCGCGCCCGGCCGCGCCTGGAGCGTGCCGGTCCCGCTGACCGATGTCGTACGCGCCGCCGTCTCCGAGATCGAGGACTACGCCCGCGTGGAGGTGCGCCGACTCCCCGAGGCGGCCGTCACCGGCGGCGCCGTCGCCGACCTCACCCACCTGCTCGCCGAACTCGTCGAGAACGCCGCCCAGTTCTCGCCCCCGCACACCAAGGTCCGGGTCAGCGGCGAACCCGTCGGCAACGGATACGCCCTCGAAATCGAGGACCGCGGGCTCGGCATGGGCCGGGAGACCCTGGACGAGGCCAACCGGCGGATCGAGCAGTCCGAGGCGCTCGACCTCTTCGACAGCGACCGGCTCGGCCTCTTCGTCGTCAGCCGCCTCGCCGCCCGCCACGCCATCAAGGTGCACCTGAGCAGCTCACCGTACGGCGGCACCACCGCGGTCGTCCTTTTGCCGACCGGGCTCCTCCAATCCGCGCTCCCGGCCGCTTCCCACCCTCGGCGAGCCACCGCCCGCGACCGCGAAGAGCGCCCTCGCGCCGAGCCGCGCACGCTGTGCGACACGCCACTCGCCGGCCCGCGACCGGCCCTGGACGCCCAGCACGAGCCCCCGGGCGCGAGGCCGGAGCCGCCCGCGACCCCGCCCGGCATCACCACCTTGCGCCAACGGGCCCGCGGTATCGCCCCCGACAGCGCAGAGCACGAACTCCCGCGCCGGATACGGCAGGCGAGCCTCGCCCCCCAACTGCGCGCGACCCCCTCACCCGAGGCCGACACCGGCCCGGACGACACGGCGCCCACGCCCGAACAGGCGCGGGACCGCATGACCGCCTACATGGGCGGCTGGGCCCGCGGCGGCGCCTGGGGCACCGCCGCCAGGACTCCCGCGTCGGGCGCGCCCGGCAGCGACGACACGAGCGAAGGAAACCGCGCATGA
- a CDS encoding ATP-grasp domain-containing protein, giving the protein MTTVGLITPDPEHPLLAATTELLRREHRVVAVDPRLPGPTASAAPGLLADVYLLKARTPRALALARGLEAQGVPVLNSAAATALCQDRTAMWELAREAELPFSATRTFATLAEIAAAGGPVGPLVVKSRHSRRHDLVARIDSRDQLDALVGAWADEPVVTQEFAENSGYDHKLWVIDGQVFAALRRSELSAEGLGPSLPLTAGELPPGWAELAVEVGRIFALDVYGVDVIDTGGGVPLIVDVNAFPGIRGQSGAPAALAALALRRARESVAAA; this is encoded by the coding sequence ATGACGACGGTCGGCCTGATCACGCCGGACCCGGAGCATCCGCTGCTCGCCGCCACCACGGAGCTGCTGCGTCGCGAACACCGGGTGGTGGCGGTGGACCCGCGGCTGCCCGGCCCCACGGCGAGTGCGGCGCCGGGCCTGCTCGCGGATGTCTACCTGCTCAAGGCCCGTACGCCCCGCGCTCTCGCGCTGGCCCGCGGCCTGGAGGCACAGGGTGTCCCGGTGCTGAACTCGGCGGCCGCGACCGCCCTGTGCCAGGACCGTACGGCGATGTGGGAGCTGGCCCGGGAGGCGGAGCTGCCGTTCTCGGCGACCCGCACCTTCGCCACGCTCGCCGAGATCGCGGCTGCCGGGGGCCCGGTCGGCCCGCTGGTGGTGAAGAGCCGCCACAGCAGGCGACACGACCTCGTGGCCCGGATCGACAGTCGTGACCAGCTCGACGCACTGGTCGGCGCATGGGCGGACGAACCGGTGGTGACGCAGGAGTTCGCCGAGAACAGCGGCTATGACCACAAGCTGTGGGTGATCGACGGTCAGGTCTTCGCGGCGCTGCGCCGCTCAGAGCTGTCAGCCGAAGGTCTCGGCCCGAGCTTGCCGCTCACCGCGGGTGAACTGCCCCCGGGCTGGGCCGAGTTGGCGGTCGAGGTCGGCAGGATCTTCGCGCTCGACGTCTATGGGGTAGATGTCATAGACACGGGCGGTGGAGTCCCGCTGATCGTGGACGTCAACGCGTTCCCCGGCATCCGCGGGCAGAGCGGCGCCCCCGCGGCCCTGGCGGCGCTGGCGCTGCGCAGGGCCCGCGAGTCGGTCGCGGCGGCCTGA
- a CDS encoding GTP-binding protein encodes MASEPCEPTPALALKILVAGGFGVGKTTLVGAVSEIRPLRTEEPLSEAGQCVDDTGGVDQKTTTTVAMDFGRITIRSGLSLYLFGTPGQDRFWFLWDELSQGALGAVVLADTRRLEDCFPAVDYFEHRRIPFVVAVNCFAGARTYGTADVCAALDLDHGTPVVLCDARERDSGKEVLIRLVEYAGRRHAARLLDSVG; translated from the coding sequence ATGGCCTCCGAGCCCTGTGAACCCACCCCCGCCCTCGCGTTGAAGATCCTGGTCGCGGGCGGATTCGGAGTGGGCAAGACCACCCTGGTCGGAGCGGTCAGCGAGATACGGCCGCTGCGCACCGAGGAACCGCTGAGCGAGGCCGGGCAGTGCGTGGACGACACCGGTGGCGTCGACCAGAAGACCACGACCACGGTCGCCATGGACTTCGGCCGGATCACCATCCGGTCGGGTCTGTCCCTGTACCTGTTCGGAACGCCGGGGCAGGATCGTTTCTGGTTCCTGTGGGACGAGCTCTCCCAAGGGGCGCTGGGCGCGGTCGTCCTCGCGGACACCCGCCGCCTGGAGGACTGCTTCCCGGCGGTCGACTACTTCGAGCACCGCCGCATCCCGTTCGTCGTCGCCGTCAACTGCTTTGCCGGAGCCCGTACTTACGGCACCGCGGACGTCTGCGCGGCCCTCGATCTCGACCACGGCACGCCGGTCGTGCTGTGCGACGCCCGAGAGCGCGACTCCGGCAAGGAGGTGCTGATCCGGCTCGTCGAATACGCCGGGCGCAGGCACGCCGCGCGGCTGCTCGACTCGGTCGGCTGA
- a CDS encoding histidine phosphatase family protein, with protein sequence MGELILVRHGETEWSISGRHTSYTDLPLTAHGEEQARSIAPLLADRPIGLVLASPLQRALRTAELAGLKNVRITPDLHEWDYGGYEGIKTVDIHRGRPDWNLWTDGVAPGPADHPGESPAEVGERVDRVLAEAAAALRASDEDVVLFAHSHTLRVLTARYLGLPASGGALFVLDTGTVSRLGREHGRPVITAWNAGTQNTAH encoded by the coding sequence ATGGGTGAGTTGATCCTCGTACGTCACGGGGAGACCGAATGGTCAATTTCGGGTCGTCACACGAGCTACACCGATCTGCCGCTCACGGCGCACGGAGAAGAGCAGGCCCGCTCGATCGCCCCTCTGCTCGCCGACCGGCCCATCGGGCTCGTCCTGGCGAGCCCGCTCCAACGAGCCCTGCGCACCGCCGAGTTGGCCGGTCTCAAAAATGTCCGTATCACCCCGGACCTCCACGAATGGGACTACGGCGGCTACGAGGGCATCAAGACGGTCGACATCCATCGCGGCCGACCCGACTGGAACCTGTGGACCGACGGTGTCGCGCCCGGCCCCGCCGATCATCCGGGAGAGAGCCCGGCCGAGGTGGGTGAGCGGGTCGACCGGGTCCTGGCCGAGGCCGCGGCCGCCCTGCGCGCGAGCGACGAGGACGTCGTGCTCTTCGCCCACTCCCACACCCTGCGCGTCCTCACCGCCCGCTACCTCGGACTCCCTGCCTCCGGTGGCGCCCTGTTCGTCCTCGACACGGGTACGGTGTCCCGGCTCGGCCGTGAACACGGCCGCCCGGTGATCACCGCATGGAACGCCGGAACCCAGAACACGGCGCACTGA
- a CDS encoding roadblock/LC7 domain-containing protein codes for MALNKELDWLLDDLTRRVEHVRHAIVLSNDGLVTGASDGLEREDAEHLAAVSSGLHSLAKGSGRHFRAGKVRQTMVEFDEGVLFVTAAGDGSCLCVLSTEEADIGQIAYEMTLLVNRVGEHLSVAARQPGNFDTPEL; via the coding sequence ATGGCACTGAACAAGGAACTCGACTGGCTGCTGGACGATTTGACCCGACGGGTCGAGCACGTACGCCACGCGATCGTGCTGTCCAACGACGGTCTGGTCACCGGCGCCAGTGACGGCCTCGAACGCGAGGACGCGGAACACCTCGCCGCGGTCTCCTCCGGCCTGCACAGCCTCGCCAAGGGCTCGGGCCGGCACTTCCGGGCCGGCAAGGTCCGCCAGACCATGGTCGAATTCGACGAGGGCGTCCTGTTCGTCACCGCCGCGGGCGACGGCAGCTGCCTGTGCGTGCTGAGCACCGAGGAGGCCGACATCGGTCAGATCGCCTACGAGATGACCCTGCTGGTCAACCGTGTCGGAGAGCACCTGTCGGTGGCCGCGCGGCAGCCCGGCAACTTCGACACCCCAGAGCTCTGA
- a CDS encoding DUF2000 domain-containing protein: MTSESVPVRFDTKIAVLLRDDLETWQRLNVTAFLVSGLGSALPETIGEPYHDADDTPYLPMFRQPVLVFEGGKEVLRAAHTRTLGRGLTRAVFTSDLFATGNDRDNRAAVRAVTAADLDLVGLAVYGPRNAVDKILKGARMHP; encoded by the coding sequence ATGACATCAGAGAGTGTGCCCGTACGTTTCGACACCAAGATCGCGGTGCTGCTGCGCGACGACCTGGAGACCTGGCAACGGCTCAATGTGACGGCCTTCCTGGTCAGCGGGCTCGGCTCGGCGCTGCCCGAGACGATCGGCGAGCCGTACCACGATGCCGACGACACCCCGTATCTCCCGATGTTCCGTCAGCCGGTCCTCGTCTTCGAGGGCGGCAAGGAGGTCCTGCGCGCCGCCCACACCCGCACCCTGGGCCGCGGCCTGACCCGGGCGGTGTTCACGAGCGACCTGTTCGCCACCGGCAACGACCGGGACAACCGGGCCGCGGTCCGCGCCGTCACCGCCGCCGACCTCGATCTGGTCGGCCTGGCCGTCTACGGGCCGCGCAATGCGGTGGACAAGATTCTCAAGGGCGCCCGCATGCATCCCTGA
- a CDS encoding roadblock/LC7 domain-containing protein, whose amino-acid sequence MIDHQRLDAPHHRPGPDSGPGSSSGTGELDWLLDDLVQRVGEVRHAVVLSNDGLAVGASSALTREDAEHLAAVASGFHSLAKGAGRHFHAGGVRQTMVEMDDGFLFVAAAGDGSCLAVLSSLTTDIGLIAYEMARLVKRVGEHLYTPPRHIVRPPGGRLTGKRTPPP is encoded by the coding sequence ATGATCGACCACCAGAGACTCGACGCCCCGCACCACCGTCCCGGCCCGGATTCGGGACCCGGCTCAAGCTCCGGAACGGGTGAACTCGACTGGCTGCTCGACGACTTGGTCCAGCGCGTCGGCGAAGTCCGCCATGCCGTCGTGCTGTCCAACGACGGCCTCGCCGTCGGCGCTTCCAGCGCGCTGACCCGCGAGGACGCCGAGCACCTCGCCGCCGTCGCTTCCGGTTTCCACAGCCTCGCCAAAGGAGCGGGCCGCCACTTCCACGCCGGAGGCGTGCGCCAGACCATGGTCGAGATGGACGACGGCTTCCTCTTCGTCGCGGCCGCCGGAGACGGCTCCTGCCTCGCCGTGCTGTCCTCGCTCACCACCGACATCGGACTCATCGCGTACGAAATGGCCCGCCTGGTCAAGCGCGTCGGCGAACACCTCTACACACCGCCGCGCCACATCGTGCGCCCCCCCGGCGGCCGGTTGACCGGAAAACGGACGCCACCCCCATGA